In Streptomyces sp. NBC_00433, a single genomic region encodes these proteins:
- a CDS encoding ABC transporter permease → MTAPHEPFAGFDGTRDAGPGGHTGGRPSVDARTWLRDLTLGARFAAGGGREGWTRTALTAVGVALGVALLLLASAVPAMMDARDQRRVARDTVSMGETVKPSDHTFLLAETGTTYHGKDITGVLLHPDGPAAEPPPGVAAMPPTGQMIVSPALKKLLASSPLLRERIPYKITGTIGKAGLAGPADLYYYAGSDQLVPYDAARAGGNAERESRFGAHSNSDVLGAVFNLLLVMVLVVLLLPVAVFIATAVRLGGERRDRRLAALRLVGADIRTTRRVAAGEALFGALFGLLLGAAFFLIARQFASHITIRDISAFPSDLTPNAALAVLIVVAVPVAAVAVTMLSLRRTVIEPLGVFRHGVGQPRKLWWRLLVPAAGLALLAPLFGSVRGNAQTNPFQIATGTILLLIGVTAVLPWVVETVVGRLHGGPIAWQLATRRLQLNSNASARMVSGVTVAVAGAIALQMLFSAVSGDFVRDSGADTARAQMLIASSTASSDQTAREMRQLAGTKGVRDVIGYLQSQATQPDAAASGSGVSDSAYLPVNVGDCASLRQLAAIGADCKPGSTFLVPPPADMGSEASLPYLKPGRKIDLNVSYGDHYSGTPRLWTIPADTRTVGSRVDPSGSQEWGILTTPEAIDSGRLFDARSEIMVSLDDRQPEAVEYVRNTAATFGVDTYARSISDTFTNTSYTQLRRGLFAGATLTMVLIGASLLVSMLEQLRDRKKLLAVLVAFGTKRTALAWSVLWQTAIPVVLGLVLACVGGVGLGAALLAMVSRPFEMDWGGMAMMTAIGSAVILGVTLLSLPPLWRLMRPDGLHTE, encoded by the coding sequence ATGACGGCCCCGCACGAGCCCTTCGCCGGCTTCGACGGCACCCGGGACGCCGGACCCGGCGGCCACACCGGCGGCCGGCCGTCCGTCGACGCGCGCACCTGGCTGCGCGACCTGACGCTGGGCGCCCGCTTCGCCGCGGGCGGCGGGCGCGAGGGCTGGACCCGTACCGCGCTGACCGCGGTCGGCGTCGCGCTCGGTGTGGCGCTGCTGCTGCTCGCGTCAGCGGTGCCGGCGATGATGGACGCCAGGGACCAGCGCCGGGTGGCCCGCGACACCGTCTCGATGGGCGAGACGGTGAAGCCCAGCGACCACACCTTCCTGCTCGCCGAGACCGGGACCACCTACCACGGCAAGGACATCACCGGCGTCCTGCTGCACCCGGACGGACCCGCGGCCGAACCGCCGCCGGGTGTCGCGGCCATGCCGCCGACCGGGCAGATGATCGTCTCGCCCGCGCTGAAGAAGCTGCTGGCGTCCTCGCCGCTGCTGCGCGAGCGCATCCCGTACAAGATCACCGGCACCATCGGCAAGGCCGGCCTGGCGGGACCCGCCGACCTGTACTACTACGCGGGCAGCGACCAGCTCGTCCCCTACGACGCGGCGCGGGCCGGCGGCAACGCAGAACGGGAGTCGCGCTTCGGCGCTCACAGCAATTCCGACGTCCTCGGGGCGGTCTTCAACCTGCTGCTGGTGATGGTCCTGGTGGTGCTGCTGCTGCCGGTCGCGGTCTTCATCGCCACCGCCGTACGCCTCGGCGGCGAGCGCAGGGACCGGCGGCTCGCCGCGCTGCGGCTGGTCGGCGCGGACATCAGGACGACCCGGCGGGTCGCGGCGGGCGAAGCGCTCTTCGGCGCGCTGTTCGGGCTGCTGCTCGGCGCGGCCTTCTTCCTGATCGCCCGCCAGTTCGCGTCCCACATCACCATCAGGGACATCTCCGCCTTCCCCTCCGACCTGACGCCGAACGCCGCGCTGGCCGTCCTGATCGTCGTCGCGGTGCCCGTCGCGGCCGTCGCGGTGACGATGCTCAGCCTGCGCCGTACGGTCATCGAACCGCTCGGCGTCTTCCGCCACGGCGTGGGGCAGCCGCGGAAGCTGTGGTGGCGGCTGCTGGTCCCGGCCGCCGGACTCGCCCTGCTCGCCCCGCTGTTCGGCAGCGTCCGGGGCAATGCGCAGACCAACCCCTTCCAGATCGCGACCGGTACGATCCTGCTGCTCATCGGAGTGACCGCGGTGCTGCCGTGGGTCGTCGAGACGGTGGTGGGACGGCTGCACGGCGGCCCGATCGCCTGGCAGCTCGCCACCCGGCGGCTCCAGCTGAACAGCAACGCCTCGGCCCGCATGGTCAGCGGCGTGACGGTCGCCGTCGCCGGGGCCATCGCCTTGCAGATGCTCTTCAGCGCGGTCAGCGGCGACTTCGTGCGGGACAGCGGCGCCGACACCGCCCGCGCGCAGATGCTGATCGCGTCCTCGACCGCCTCCAGCGACCAGACCGCGCGCGAGATGCGGCAGCTCGCCGGGACCAAGGGCGTACGCGACGTCATCGGCTACCTCCAGTCCCAGGCCACCCAGCCCGACGCGGCCGCCAGCGGCAGCGGCGTCTCCGACAGCGCGTATCTGCCGGTGAACGTCGGGGACTGCGCCAGCCTGCGGCAGCTGGCCGCGATCGGCGCCGACTGCAAGCCGGGCAGTACGTTCCTGGTGCCGCCGCCGGCCGACATGGGCAGCGAGGCGTCGCTGCCGTACCTCAAGCCGGGCCGGAAGATCGACCTCAACGTCAGCTACGGCGACCACTACAGCGGCACCCCCAGGCTGTGGACGATCCCGGCCGACACGCGGACCGTGGGCAGCCGGGTCGACCCGAGCGGCAGCCAGGAGTGGGGGATCCTCACCACCCCCGAGGCCATCGACAGCGGCCGGCTGTTCGACGCGCGCTCGGAGATCATGGTCAGCCTGGACGACCGGCAGCCGGAGGCCGTCGAGTACGTGCGCAACACCGCTGCCACCTTCGGGGTCGACACCTACGCGCGGTCCATCAGCGACACGTTCACCAACACGAGCTACACGCAGCTGCGCCGGGGCCTGTTCGCCGGTGCGACGCTCACGATGGTGCTGATCGGGGCCAGCCTGCTGGTGTCGATGCTGGAGCAGCTGCGGGACCGCAAGAAGCTGCTCGCGGTGCTGGTCGCCTTCGGCACCAAGCGCACTGCGCTGGCCTGGTCGGTGCTGTGGCAGACCGCGATCCCGGTCGTCCTCGGCCTCGTCCTGGCCTGCGTCGGCGGTGTCGGCCTGGGCGCCGCCCTGCTGGCCATGGTGAGCCGCCCCTTCGAGATGGACTGGGGCGGAATGGCGATGATGACGGCGATCGGCTCCGCCGTGATCCTCGGGGTGACCCTGCTGAGCCTGCCGCCCTTGTGGCGCCTCATGCGCCCGGACGGCCTCCACACGGAGTAG
- a CDS encoding AI-2E family transporter encodes MPDTRHWSSALAAGLASLAGRLEERQSAITAREEARHPTVVGREPAADPDRAAAPEPGDPAPGGTAPTAAPPPVAAVPAQRAAPQLDPVTVVPWSMRVAAEVGWRLLILAGTVWVLMRVIGAVRLVVLAFVAGLLITALLQPFVARLKRLGVPRGLATAMVFVGGFVVMGLVGWFVVWQVMDNIDNLSSSLQDGIAEGKKWLLNSPFHVTDDQINQVAKNLSDAIGSNTKALTDAGLEGVTVIVELLTGMLLAMFSTLFLLYDGPNIWNWVLRLFPEAAREGLAGAGPRAWRTLTLYVRGTVIVALIDAICIGVGIFFLGVPMAVPLAVVIFLSSFVPLVGAVASGFIAVVVALVTEGPLTAVMVLGVVLAVQQIEGHVLQPFILGRAVRVHPLGVVLSVAAGSLVAGIGGAVVAVPLVAVGNTVVGYLRAFSREKSMALAAPHVPDPAPAPEPTPAQPASPAAPDPAPAPDPAPAASDSEPAADPA; translated from the coding sequence ATGCCGGACACGCGCCACTGGAGCAGCGCGCTCGCAGCGGGGCTGGCCAGTCTCGCCGGCCGGCTGGAGGAGCGGCAGTCCGCGATCACCGCGCGGGAAGAGGCACGCCACCCGACCGTGGTCGGCCGCGAGCCGGCGGCCGACCCGGACCGGGCCGCCGCACCCGAGCCGGGCGACCCCGCCCCGGGCGGCACCGCGCCGACCGCGGCGCCCCCGCCCGTCGCCGCGGTTCCGGCGCAGCGGGCCGCGCCCCAGCTGGACCCGGTCACGGTGGTGCCCTGGAGCATGCGGGTCGCCGCCGAGGTCGGCTGGCGGCTGCTGATCCTGGCCGGCACGGTCTGGGTGCTGATGCGGGTCATCGGCGCGGTGCGCCTGGTGGTGCTGGCCTTCGTCGCGGGCCTGTTGATAACGGCGCTGCTCCAGCCGTTCGTCGCCCGGCTCAAGAGGCTCGGCGTGCCGCGCGGGCTCGCCACCGCGATGGTCTTCGTCGGCGGCTTCGTCGTCATGGGACTTGTCGGCTGGTTCGTCGTCTGGCAGGTGATGGACAATATCGACAATCTGTCCAGCAGCCTCCAGGACGGTATCGCCGAGGGCAAGAAGTGGCTGCTGAACAGCCCCTTCCACGTCACCGACGACCAGATCAACCAGGTCGCGAAGAATCTCAGCGACGCCATCGGGTCCAACACCAAGGCGCTCACCGACGCCGGACTCGAAGGCGTCACCGTCATCGTCGAGCTGCTCACCGGCATGCTGCTGGCGATGTTCAGCACGCTGTTCCTGCTCTACGACGGCCCGAACATCTGGAACTGGGTGCTGCGGCTCTTCCCCGAGGCCGCCAGGGAGGGCCTCGCCGGCGCCGGCCCCAGGGCCTGGCGGACCCTGACCCTGTATGTGCGGGGGACGGTCATCGTCGCCCTGATCGACGCCATATGCATCGGCGTCGGCATCTTCTTCCTCGGGGTGCCGATGGCGGTGCCGCTGGCCGTCGTCATCTTCCTGTCGTCCTTCGTCCCGCTGGTCGGCGCGGTCGCCTCCGGCTTCATCGCGGTCGTGGTGGCCCTGGTGACGGAGGGTCCGCTCACCGCCGTCATGGTTCTGGGCGTGGTCCTGGCCGTCCAGCAGATCGAGGGCCATGTCCTGCAGCCCTTCATCCTCGGCCGGGCGGTCCGCGTCCACCCGCTGGGCGTGGTCCTGTCCGTCGCGGCCGGCTCGCTCGTCGCGGGGATCGGCGGAGCGGTGGTCGCCGTCCCGCTCGTCGCGGTCGGCAACACGGTGGTCGGCTATCTGAGGGCTTTCTCCCGCGAGAAGTCCATGGCGCTCGCGGCGCCCCACGTCCCTGACCCGGCACCCGCCCCGGAGCCGACCCCGGCCCAACCGGCTTCCCCCGCGGCCCCGGACCCGGCCCCGGCCCCGGACCCGGCCCCGGCGGCCTCCGACTCGGAGCCTGCCGCAGACCCCGCGTAG
- a CDS encoding lytic transglycosylase domain-containing protein, with translation MPEGNRVSRISVRGFAVASATAVTTVGAVVGVASGADQGTANQPVEAAGTTTLLADIPAGQQVQQASLTDQVIAQSDAADATARQAAEQDARRQAAQDAAAKKKAADEAAAKERAKTLAASSGDSNATFPLKPSYTVAEVKAMAKEIVGSGQFACFSNIVTKESGWNYYATNQSSGAYGLVQALPGSKMSTAGSDWRTNPATQIKWGLNYMNSRYGSPCDAWAYWQVHHSY, from the coding sequence ATGCCGGAAGGAAACCGTGTGAGCCGGATCTCGGTCCGGGGATTCGCGGTGGCGTCAGCCACTGCGGTCACCACTGTGGGCGCCGTCGTAGGCGTCGCGTCAGGCGCAGACCAGGGCACAGCGAACCAGCCCGTGGAAGCCGCCGGGACGACGACGCTCCTCGCGGACATTCCCGCTGGGCAGCAGGTTCAGCAGGCGTCGTTGACCGACCAGGTCATCGCGCAGTCCGACGCGGCCGACGCGACAGCGCGGCAGGCCGCGGAACAGGACGCCCGCAGGCAGGCAGCGCAGGACGCGGCGGCCAAGAAGAAGGCGGCGGACGAGGCGGCGGCCAAGGAGCGCGCGAAGACGCTGGCGGCGAGCAGCGGCGACTCGAACGCGACCTTCCCGCTCAAGCCCTCCTACACGGTCGCCGAGGTCAAGGCGATGGCCAAGGAGATCGTGGGCAGCGGCCAGTTCGCCTGCTTCTCCAACATCGTGACCAAGGAGAGCGGTTGGAACTACTACGCGACCAACCAGTCCTCCGGCGCGTACGGCCTGGTCCAGGCACTGCCCGGCTCCAAGATGTCGACCGCGGGCTCCGACTGGCGGACCAACCCGGCCACGCAGATAAAGTGGGGCCTCAACTACATGAACAGCCGCTACGGCAGTCCCTGTGACGCCTGGGCGTACTGGCAGGTGCACCACTCCTACTAG
- a CDS encoding PhoH family protein, protein MVTSKNRRVHDRRTYVLDTSVLLADPNAFTRFDEHEVVLPVVVVTELEAKRHHPELGYFARQALRLLDEFRIRYGRLDAPIPLGDFGGTLRVELNHSDPGVLPAGFRLGDNDSRILAVARNLQAEGYDVTVVSKDLPLRVKASSVGLLAEEYRAELAITSGWTGMEELVVGAEEVDALFAQETVALAEAADLPVHTGLVLQSERGKALGRVTADGRVRLVRGDREAFGIHGRSAEQRIALDLLLDPDVGIVSMGGRAGTGKSALALCAGLEAVLERRQHRKVMVFRPLYAVGGQELGYLPGSEAEKMSPWAQAVFDTLSAVTSKEVIEEVVARGMLEVLPLTHIRGRSLHDAFVIVDEAQSLERNVLLTVLSRIGAGSRVVLTHDVAQRDNLRVGRYDGVVAVVEKLKGHPLFAHVTLTRSERSPIAALVTEMLEDGGA, encoded by the coding sequence GTGGTGACCAGCAAGAATCGCCGTGTTCACGACCGGCGCACGTACGTACTCGACACCAGCGTGCTGCTCGCAGACCCCAACGCCTTCACCCGATTCGACGAGCACGAGGTCGTGCTGCCGGTCGTCGTGGTGACGGAGTTGGAGGCCAAGCGCCACCATCCGGAGCTCGGCTACTTCGCCCGCCAGGCGTTGCGGCTGCTCGACGAGTTCCGGATCAGGTACGGAAGGCTCGACGCGCCGATCCCGCTCGGCGACTTCGGCGGCACGCTCAGGGTCGAGCTGAACCACTCGGACCCCGGGGTGCTCCCCGCGGGCTTCCGGCTCGGTGACAACGACTCGCGCATCCTGGCCGTCGCCCGCAATCTGCAGGCCGAGGGGTACGACGTGACCGTCGTGTCCAAGGACCTGCCGCTGCGGGTGAAGGCCTCCTCGGTCGGCCTGCTGGCCGAGGAGTACCGGGCCGAGCTGGCGATCACCTCGGGCTGGACCGGGATGGAGGAGCTGGTCGTCGGCGCGGAGGAGGTCGACGCGCTGTTCGCGCAGGAGACCGTCGCGCTCGCCGAGGCCGCCGACCTGCCGGTGCACACCGGCCTGGTGCTGCAGTCGGAGCGCGGCAAGGCGCTGGGCAGGGTCACCGCGGACGGCCGGGTGCGGCTGGTGCGCGGCGACCGGGAGGCCTTCGGCATCCACGGCCGCAGCGCCGAGCAGCGCATCGCGCTGGACCTGCTGCTCGACCCGGACGTCGGCATCGTGTCGATGGGCGGCCGAGCCGGCACGGGCAAGTCGGCGCTGGCGCTGTGTGCGGGCCTGGAGGCGGTCCTGGAGCGCCGCCAGCACCGCAAGGTGATGGTCTTCCGGCCGCTGTACGCGGTGGGCGGGCAGGAGCTGGGCTATCTGCCGGGCAGCGAGGCGGAGAAGATGAGCCCGTGGGCTCAGGCCGTCTTCGACACGCTGTCCGCGGTCACCTCGAAGGAGGTCATCGAGGAGGTGGTGGCCCGCGGCATGCTGGAAGTGCTGCCGCTGACCCACATCAGGGGCCGCTCGCTGCACGACGCCTTCGTGATCGTCGACGAGGCGCAGTCGCTGGAGCGCAATGTGCTGCTGACGGTGCTGTCCCGGATCGGAGCCGGCTCCCGCGTGGTGCTCACCCACGACGTGGCGCAGCGCGACAACCTCCGGGTGGGGCGTTACGACGGGGTGGTCGCGGTGGTGGAGAAGCTCAAGGGCCACCCGCTGTTCGCCCATGTGACGCTCACCCGTTCCGAACGCTCCCCGATCGCCGCGCTCGTGACGGAGATGCTGGAGGACGGCGGGGCCTGA
- a CDS encoding isoprenyl transferase, giving the protein MNLRELVYGLYSRRVERRLDVTQGPKHIGVILDGNRRWAKAASSTAEQGHQAGADKISELLGWCEETGVEVVTLWLLSTDNFDRPSRELVPLLGIIEEAVTGLAATGRWRVHHVGTMDLLPDRTQGVLKEAEQATHNVTGLLVNVAVGYGGRQEIADAVRSLLYEHAGRGTSIEDLAEILDVEHISEHLYTRGQPDPDLVIRTSGEQRLSGFMLWQSAHSEYYFCEVFWPAFRKVDFLRALRDYAARHRRYGA; this is encoded by the coding sequence ATGAATCTGCGCGAGCTGGTGTACGGGCTGTACTCCCGCAGAGTGGAACGCCGCCTCGACGTGACCCAGGGCCCCAAGCACATCGGTGTGATCCTGGACGGCAACCGGCGCTGGGCGAAGGCCGCGAGCAGCACGGCGGAGCAGGGGCACCAGGCCGGCGCGGACAAGATCTCCGAGCTGCTCGGCTGGTGCGAGGAGACCGGTGTCGAGGTGGTCACCCTGTGGCTGCTGTCCACCGACAACTTCGACCGGCCCTCCCGCGAGCTGGTGCCGCTGCTCGGCATCATCGAGGAAGCGGTGACCGGGCTCGCCGCCACCGGCCGCTGGCGGGTGCACCACGTGGGCACGATGGACCTGCTGCCCGACCGGACGCAGGGTGTGCTCAAGGAGGCGGAACAGGCCACCCACAACGTCACCGGCCTGCTGGTGAACGTGGCGGTCGGCTACGGCGGCCGGCAGGAGATCGCCGACGCGGTCCGCTCGCTGCTCTACGAGCACGCCGGGCGCGGCACCTCCATCGAGGACCTGGCCGAGATCCTGGACGTCGAGCACATCTCGGAGCACCTCTACACCCGCGGCCAGCCGGACCCCGACCTGGTGATCCGCACCTCCGGGGAGCAGCGCCTGTCCGGCTTCATGCTCTGGCAGAGCGCGCACTCGGAGTATTACTTCTGCGAGGTCTTCTGGCCCGCCTTCCGCAAGGTGGATTTCCTGCGGGCGCTGCGGGACTACGCGGCCAGGCATCGCCGCTACGGAGCGTAG
- the mgrA gene encoding L-glyceraldehyde 3-phosphate reductase — translation MNIRNLYRASEERYGTMEYRRTGRSGLKLPAVSLGLWHNFGDDRTLDSQRAILRRAFDLGVTHFDLANNYGPPYGAAEANFGTLFAQDFRPYRDELVISTKAGYDMWPGPYGEWGSRKYLLSSLDQSLGRMGLDYVDIFYSHRYDPDTPLEETMGALASAVQQGKALYVGISSYGPERTREAARILRELGVPALIHQPSYSMINRWIEDEGLLDVLEEEGMGCIGFVPLAQGLLTDRYLGGIPEDSRAAQGKSLNPALVNEETITRLRALNSLAADRGQSLAQLALSWVLRDPRVTSALIGASSVAQLEANVAAVGAAPLTAEELAEIDRQSVEPPGVNLWSVSSEA, via the coding sequence GTGAACATCAGAAACCTCTACCGCGCCTCCGAAGAGCGCTACGGCACCATGGAGTACCGCAGGACCGGCCGCAGCGGACTCAAGCTGCCCGCCGTCTCCCTCGGCCTGTGGCACAACTTCGGCGACGACCGCACGCTGGACTCGCAGCGCGCCATCCTGCGCCGCGCCTTCGACCTCGGCGTGACGCACTTCGACCTGGCCAACAACTACGGCCCGCCCTACGGCGCCGCCGAGGCCAACTTCGGCACCCTCTTCGCGCAGGACTTCCGCCCCTACCGCGACGAGCTGGTCATCTCCACGAAGGCCGGCTACGACATGTGGCCGGGCCCCTACGGCGAATGGGGCTCGCGCAAGTACTTGCTGTCCTCGCTCGACCAGTCGCTGGGCCGGATGGGCCTGGACTACGTCGACATCTTCTACTCCCACCGCTACGACCCGGACACCCCGCTCGAAGAGACGATGGGCGCCCTCGCGTCCGCCGTCCAGCAGGGCAAGGCGCTCTACGTCGGCATCTCCTCCTACGGCCCCGAGCGCACCCGGGAAGCGGCCCGCATCCTGCGGGAGCTGGGCGTGCCCGCGCTCATCCACCAGCCGTCGTACTCGATGATCAACCGGTGGATCGAGGACGAGGGCCTGCTCGACGTCCTGGAGGAGGAGGGCATGGGCTGCATCGGCTTCGTGCCCCTGGCCCAGGGCCTGCTGACCGACCGCTACCTCGGCGGCATCCCCGAGGACTCGCGGGCCGCCCAGGGCAAGTCCCTGAACCCGGCGCTGGTCAACGAGGAGACCATCACCCGCCTGCGGGCGCTCAACTCGCTGGCCGCCGACCGCGGGCAGTCCCTCGCCCAGCTCGCCCTCTCCTGGGTGCTGCGCGACCCCCGGGTCACCTCGGCGCTGATCGGCGCGTCGTCGGTGGCGCAACTGGAGGCCAACGTCGCCGCCGTCGGCGCGGCGCCGCTGACCGCGGAGGAGCTCGCCGAGATCGACCGCCAGTCGGTCGAGCCGCCCGGCGTGAACCTCTGGTCGGTCAGCAGCGAGGCGTAG
- a CDS encoding A24 family peptidase yields the protein MAAPFAQVSVYGRPVHVYPIVAAAVWGTVSGLLLPRAAYRLAVPPGEPRATACPSGHPLPPGPRGWLGPELCARCGASGWRHRRGLLPAIGCALLCAALAAATGPHPELVVWLLLVPVALTLARVDLRVFRLPDVLTLPAFALTATLLGVAALLPAHQGSWTRALLAAAAVGALYLLLFLINPAGMGFGDVKLAPTAALPLGWYGWGAVVTGTFASFALGAVVGLALLLTGRATRKSPIPFGPFLLTGSAIALLLS from the coding sequence ATGGCCGCTCCCTTCGCGCAGGTGTCCGTGTACGGTCGGCCGGTGCATGTCTATCCGATCGTGGCCGCCGCCGTGTGGGGAACGGTGAGCGGGCTTCTTCTCCCGCGCGCCGCCTACCGGTTGGCGGTCCCGCCCGGCGAACCCCGGGCCACGGCCTGCCCGTCCGGCCACCCCCTGCCCCCGGGCCCGCGCGGCTGGCTCGGTCCCGAACTCTGCGCCCGCTGCGGCGCCTCCGGGTGGCGCCACCGCCGCGGACTGCTCCCCGCGATCGGCTGCGCGCTGCTCTGCGCCGCCCTCGCCGCGGCCACCGGGCCGCACCCCGAACTCGTCGTCTGGCTGCTGCTGGTGCCCGTCGCGCTGACCCTCGCCCGGGTCGACCTGCGCGTCTTCCGGCTCCCCGACGTCCTCACGCTCCCCGCCTTCGCGCTCACCGCGACCCTCCTCGGCGTGGCCGCCCTCCTCCCGGCCCACCAGGGCTCCTGGACCCGCGCCCTCCTCGCCGCCGCGGCCGTCGGCGCGCTCTACCTCCTGCTCTTCCTCATCAACCCGGCGGGCATGGGCTTCGGCGACGTCAAACTCGCCCCGACCGCCGCGCTGCCGCTGGGCTGGTACGGGTGGGGTGCCGTGGTCACCGGTACGTTCGCCTCTTTCGCGCTGGGGGCGGTGGTCGGCCTGGCACTCCTCCTCACCGGCCGCGCCACCCGCAAGTCCCCCATCCCCTTCGGCCCCTTCCTCCTGACCGGCTCAGCCATCGCGCTGCTGCTGAGCTGA
- a CDS encoding DUF192 domain-containing protein yields MGRRWRDGDRVLRTPLAEVPLRVAASYRARTRGLLGQDGLAGALLLTPASSVHTVRMRFAIDVAYLDRRLRVIAVRTMPPGRVGRPRLLARHVLEAEAGALARWGVRRGVRLDVD; encoded by the coding sequence ATGGGCCGACGTTGGCGGGACGGGGACCGCGTGCTGCGCACTCCGCTGGCCGAAGTGCCGCTGCGGGTCGCGGCGTCGTACCGCGCGAGGACGCGCGGGCTGCTCGGGCAGGACGGGTTGGCGGGCGCACTGCTGCTGACGCCGGCGTCGAGCGTGCACACCGTGCGGATGCGGTTCGCGATCGACGTGGCCTATCTGGACCGGCGGCTGCGGGTGATCGCGGTCCGTACGATGCCGCCGGGGCGGGTCGGCCGGCCGCGGCTGCTGGCCCGGCATGTGCTGGAGGCGGAGGCGGGCGCGCTGGCCCGGTGGGGCGTGCGCCGCGGCGTACGGCTGGACGTGGACTGA
- a CDS encoding GNAT family N-acetyltransferase produces MFSRATSDETAPHTALPTDDILCRWAARDRSAARVFTRGAAVAVASPALSVHDRLVVTGPAGDAIPLVRDVLAEVGRHYRLFGDRGLVDAVVMALPELRPTSGFGWMDRTGSAAVPPDGTADWLPPAAAPAVTSLLDRAFPDSYAYPGRPGSDDRWAGVLPPDGSGAPLAVAALAWCAPGVGMLGGVATAPAARGRGLGRQVCAFVLAEALAAYGTAALIVDDGNTPALRLYRSLGLAYRPLRAAFFPAA; encoded by the coding sequence ATGTTCTCCCGCGCCACTTCCGACGAGACAGCACCGCACACCGCACTGCCGACCGACGACATCCTGTGCCGGTGGGCCGCCAGGGACCGCTCCGCCGCGCGGGTCTTCACCCGCGGCGCGGCCGTCGCCGTGGCATCGCCCGCCCTGTCCGTGCACGACCGGCTCGTGGTGACCGGCCCGGCCGGGGACGCGATACCGCTGGTACGTGACGTCCTGGCGGAGGTCGGCCGCCACTACCGCCTCTTCGGCGACCGCGGCCTCGTCGACGCCGTGGTGATGGCCCTGCCCGAGCTGCGCCCCACGTCCGGTTTCGGCTGGATGGACCGTACGGGTTCCGCCGCCGTCCCGCCCGACGGCACCGCGGACTGGCTGCCGCCCGCCGCCGCGCCCGCCGTCACCTCGCTGCTCGACCGGGCCTTCCCCGACTCCTACGCCTACCCGGGCCGCCCCGGCTCCGACGACCGCTGGGCCGGCGTCCTGCCGCCGGACGGGTCGGGCGCCCCGCTCGCGGTCGCCGCACTCGCCTGGTGCGCCCCCGGGGTGGGCATGCTCGGCGGTGTCGCCACCGCCCCCGCCGCCCGCGGCCGCGGCCTGGGCCGCCAGGTGTGCGCCTTCGTCCTGGCCGAGGCGCTGGCCGCGTACGGCACCGCCGCGCTCATCGTGGACGACGGCAACACCCCGGCGCTGCGGCTCTACCGCTCGCTGGGCCTGGCCTACCGCCCGCTGCGGGCGGCGTTCTTCCCGGCGGCCTGA
- a CDS encoding OmpA family protein produces MKPAAAAASFTLTVVLIAAGAALAPQAVADGNPPPSAGNPSPSAPVRIDPTSPDLQLPEGSTLAPPKVLDIVSVTDQSSVAASQPEQRQETSNSTVTYALQSEVVFTKDSATLSPSAASRIRAIAQDINARHVTSPIRVFGFTDDLGSSEHGAALSKQRAQAVYQILATELSSAGDASHTFQVRGYGEDYPIADNSTESGRQQNRRVEITFTPPAA; encoded by the coding sequence ATGAAACCCGCGGCGGCCGCAGCAAGTTTCACGCTCACCGTCGTCCTGATCGCCGCAGGCGCGGCCCTCGCGCCGCAGGCGGTGGCGGACGGGAACCCGCCGCCCAGCGCCGGGAATCCGTCGCCCAGCGCCCCGGTCCGCATCGACCCGACCTCGCCGGACCTCCAGCTGCCCGAGGGGTCGACGCTGGCGCCGCCCAAGGTGCTGGACATCGTGTCGGTGACGGACCAGTCCTCGGTGGCGGCGAGCCAGCCCGAGCAGCGGCAGGAGACGTCGAATTCGACGGTCACCTACGCGCTCCAGTCCGAGGTGGTCTTCACCAAGGACAGCGCGACGCTGTCGCCGTCCGCGGCGTCCCGGATCCGGGCGATCGCCCAGGACATCAACGCGCGGCACGTCACCTCACCCATTCGTGTCTTCGGGTTCACGGACGACCTGGGGAGCAGCGAGCACGGGGCGGCCCTGTCGAAGCAGCGCGCGCAGGCGGTCTACCAAATTCTGGCAACGGAGCTGAGTAGCGCCGGTGACGCTTCCCACACATTCCAGGTACGAGGCTATGGCGAGGATTACCCGATAGCGGACAATTCCACCGAAAGCGGCCGCCAGCAGAACCGCCGGGTGGAAATCACTTTCACGCCTCCTGCCGCGTAA